From a region of the Impatiens glandulifera chromosome 4, dImpGla2.1, whole genome shotgun sequence genome:
- the LOC124934709 gene encoding monodehydroascorbate reductase 4, peroxisomal-like, with protein FLHNLNLPSTFLQVTAVNLRDGNTLPADMVVVGIGIRPNTSLFEGQLTLEKGGIKVNAQMQTSNTSVYAVGDVAAFPVKLFGETRRLEHVDLARKSAEHAVSAIMEPNKTGEFDYLPFFYSRIFTLSWQFFGDNIGEVVHFGDFDDGKTIGAYWVSKGQLVGSFLEGGTKEEYEAIARATRAKPVVEDLVELESLGLDFAVTYVSPTTPMVSSGTDLEGPPVLVLEKPLYAWHATAISRAMTIAVAYTFGPNGRPSNLSEWGIPVGNNMLQLKLPPFPLDK; from the coding sequence TTTTTGCATAATCTGAACCTACCATCTACCTTTTTACAGGTTACTGCAGTTAATCTCCGTGATGGAAATACTCTTCCTGCAGATATGGTTGTAGTAGGAATAGGTATCCGTCCAAACACATCTCTATTCGAAGGCCAACTGACTCTAGAAAAAGGAGGAATCAAGGTAAACGCACAAATGCAAACCAGTAACACTTCGGTTTATGCTGTGGGAGATGTTGCAGCTTTTCCTGTAAAACTTTTCGGTGAAACCCGTCGTCTCGAGCACGTCGATTTGGCTCGAAAATCTGCAGAACATGCTGTTTCTGCCATAATGGAACCTAATAAAACAGGAGAATTCGATTACCTTCCGTTCTTCTATTCCAGAATCTTCACGTTATCATGGCAGTTTTTCGGAGATAATATCGGAGAAGTAGTACATTTTGGAGATTTCGATGATGGGAAGACCATAGGTGCTTATTGGGTTAGTAAAGGTCAGTTGGTTGGTTCTTTCTTAGAAGGTGGAACTAAAGAAGAGTATGAAGCCATTGCAAGGGCTACTAGGGCTAAACCTGTTGTTGAAGATTTAGTTGAGCTTGAGAGTCTAGGTTTGGATTTTGCTGTTACTTATGTTAGCCCGACAACACCAATGGTGTCATCGGGGACTGATCTTGAAGGGCCTCCGGTTCTTGTTTTGGAAAAGCCATTGTACGCGTGGCATGCAACTGCTATTTCTCGAGCCATGACCATAGCAGTGGCATACACCTTTGGACCTAATGGTCGGCCCAGTAACCTTTCGGAATGGGGGATCCCCGTTGGCAACAATATGCTTCAACTTAAACTGCCACCGTTCCCGTTGGATAAGTAA